The following proteins come from a genomic window of Oncorhynchus mykiss isolate Arlee chromosome 19, USDA_OmykA_1.1, whole genome shotgun sequence:
- the si:ch211-195o20.7 gene encoding cytospin-A isoform X1 — MGTFSSKDGHGPAGPSLDLFQTPPTSPVTSTLPALTPITPSTPGQPAAPAPVTALSPAPVTALSPAPVTALSPAPVTALSPAPVTALSPAPVTALSPAPVTALSPAPVTALSPIPVTSLAPVTALAPTPAPVTAPVTALAPALSGKRLLPVSPGYSVIGPGFISLQGRTGSNAAVPEGVVVMGCNGGPTRSSPRFPVPQGKSSSMSPTKTPSSLGSSLSSASPISLVNPSGQSEKDSGLSLTTLEHHGSADNQGEIERLVEECRTALGLSPSQYATLNSADVLKHLLVERQELTAEVQSLRETMQTERVEWNQFQSDLQVAVAVADRLRAEAEEELNTLRAAQMDTERELEAAQQRQKETDGQLVSLRGDLRESRQKLVHLTQNQGPGQAQAQAKTQGMERATGETSTLETQEGTHRGRERGISRFGRGRGDDKMEKMSQEEGNKNISVKEARTDIKGVANRYLRNVTNEERSGEEGCSMRETQRIVTQERARSLSRLPASSDSPAVMNGTSQSNTATIAGSTNKSQSQTRGRKGLEWQDSWFSTHTGKREEALNQYNSALAELPPNTTSKTRSQDGFNLLLRRHGGSKRNSLLRWCQSRTQGYKNIDITNFSSSWADGLAFCAVYHTYLPSHIPYCTLSPDNKSENLSLAFKTGENVGITTSLTMEEMLRAGGPDWQRVLGYVECMYRHFEM; from the exons ATGGGTACCTTCTCCAGCAAGGACGGCCATGGACCCGCAG GGCCCAGCTTGGATTTGTTCCAAACCCCTCCTACTTCTCCAGTGACCTCCACCCTGCCTGCTCTCACTCCGATCACACCCTCTACACCAGGCCAGCCAGCAGCCCCAGCACCAGTCACAGCCCTATCCCCAGCACCAGTCACAGCCCTATCCCCAGCACCAGTCACAGCCCTATCCCCAGCACCAGTCACAGCCCTATCCCCAGCACCAGTCACAGCCCTATCCCCAGCACCAGTCACAGCCCTATCCCCAGCACCAGTCACAGCCCTATCCCCAGCACCAGTCACAGCCCTATCCCCAATACCAGTCACATCCCTAGCACCAGTCACAGCCCTAGCCCCAACTCCAGCACCAGTCACAGCACCAGTTACTGCCCTAGCCCCAGCCCTAAGTGGGAAGAGACTCCTGCCCGTCAGCCCAGGCTACTCTGTGATTGGTCCTGGGTTTATCTCCCTGCAAGGAAGGACAGGAAGTAATGCAGCAGTGCCTGAAGGGGTGGTTGTGATGGGGTGTAATGGAGGCCCCACCAGGTCTAGTCCCAGGTTCCCTGTACCCCAGGGGAAGAGCTCATCGATGAGCCCCACCAAGACTCCTTCATCCCTGGGTAGCTCCCTGTCCTCGGCCAGCCCGATTAGCCTGGTCAACCCCTCGGGGCAGAGCGAGAAGGACAGTGGGCTGAGCCTGACCACGCTGGAGCACCATGGGTCTGCGGACAACCAGGGTGAGATTGAGAGGCTGGTGGAGGAGTGTAGGACAGCACTGGGTCTCAGTCCCAGTCAGTATGCAACACTAAACAGCGCAG ATGTGTTGAAGCATCTGCTAGTGGAGCGCCAGGAGTTGACCGCTGAGGTCCAGAGTCTGCGGGAGACCATGCAG ACGGAGCGAGTGGAGTGGAACCAGTTCCAGTCTGACCTGCAGGTGGCGGTAGCAGTGGCCGACCGACTGAGGGCCGAGGCCGAGGAGGAGCTGAACACGCTCAGAGCGGCTCAGATGGATACAGAGCGGGAGCTGGAGGCTGCCcagcagagacagaaagagactgaTGGGCAGCTGGTCAGCCTGAGAGGAGATCTGAGGGAGAGCAGGCAGAAACTGGTCCACCTCACCCAGAACCAGGGACCAGGACAGGCCCAGGCTCAAGCCAAGACCCAGGGCATGGAGAGGGCTACTGGGGAGACCAGCACACTGGAGACCCAGGAGGGGACACAccggggaagggagagggggatcaGCAGGTTTGGCCGAGGAAGAGGAGATGACAAGATGGAGAAGATGAGTCAGGAAGAAGGGAATAAGAATATAAGTGTGAAAGAGGCTCGAACGGACATTAAGGGTGTGGCCAACAGGTACTTGAGGAACGTGAccaatgaggagaggagtggagaggaagggtgTAGCATGAGGGAGACACAGAGGATAGTCACACAGGAGAGGGCAAG AAGCCTTTCCAGACTACCCGCATCTTCAGACTCCCCTGCTGTAATGAATGGAACATCCCAGTCCAATACTGCCACAATAGCTGGATCTACAAACAAG AGCCAAAGTCAAACCAGAGGAAGAAAAGGGCTAGAATGGCAAGACAGCTGGTTCAGCACTCACAcag GGAAACGGGAGGAGGCATTGAACCAGTACAACTCTGCCCTGGCAGAGCTGCCCCCAAACACGACCTCTAAGACCAGGTCTCAGGATGGCTTTAATCTACTGCTACGCCGCCATGGAGGCTCCAAGAGGAACTCTCTTCTGCGCTGGTGTCAGAGCCGCACTCAGGGCTACAAG AATATTGACATCACTAACTTCAGCAGTAGCTGGGCGGATGGTCTTGCCTTCTGTGCTGTGTACCACACCTACCTCCCTTCACACATCCCCTACTGCACCCTTAGCCCTGACAACAAG
- the si:ch211-195o20.7 gene encoding cytospin-A isoform X2: MGTFSSKDGHGPAGPSLDLFQTPPTSPVTSTLPALTPITPSTPGQPAAPAPVTALSPAPVTALSPAPVTALSPAPVTALSPAPVTALSPAPVTALSPAPVTALSPAPVTALSPIPVTSLAPVTALAPTPAPVTAPVTALAPALSGKRLLPVSPGYSVIGPGFISLQGRTGSNAAVPEGVVVMGCNGGPTRSSPRFPVPQGKSSSMSPTKTPSSLGSSLSSASPISLVNPSGQSEKDSGLSLTTLEHHGSADNQGEIERLVEECRTALGLSPSQYATLNSADVLKHLLVERQELTAEVQSLRETMQTERVEWNQFQSDLQVAVAVADRLRAEAEEELNTLRAAQMDTERELEAAQQRQKETDGQLVSLRGDLRESRQKLVHLTQNQGPGQAQAQAKTQGMERATGETSTLETQEGTHRGRERGISRFGRGRGDDKMEKMSQEEGNKNISVKEARTDIKGVANRYLRNVTNEERSGEEGCSMRETQRIVTQERARSLSRLPASSDSPAVMNGTSQSNTATIAGSTNKSQSQTRGRKGLEWQDSWFSTHTGKREEALNQYNSALAELPPNTTSKTRSQDGFNLLLRRHGGSKRNSLLRWCQSRTQGYKSENLSLAFKTGENVGITTSLTMEEMLRAGGPDWQRVLGYVECMYRHFEM, encoded by the exons ATGGGTACCTTCTCCAGCAAGGACGGCCATGGACCCGCAG GGCCCAGCTTGGATTTGTTCCAAACCCCTCCTACTTCTCCAGTGACCTCCACCCTGCCTGCTCTCACTCCGATCACACCCTCTACACCAGGCCAGCCAGCAGCCCCAGCACCAGTCACAGCCCTATCCCCAGCACCAGTCACAGCCCTATCCCCAGCACCAGTCACAGCCCTATCCCCAGCACCAGTCACAGCCCTATCCCCAGCACCAGTCACAGCCCTATCCCCAGCACCAGTCACAGCCCTATCCCCAGCACCAGTCACAGCCCTATCCCCAGCACCAGTCACAGCCCTATCCCCAATACCAGTCACATCCCTAGCACCAGTCACAGCCCTAGCCCCAACTCCAGCACCAGTCACAGCACCAGTTACTGCCCTAGCCCCAGCCCTAAGTGGGAAGAGACTCCTGCCCGTCAGCCCAGGCTACTCTGTGATTGGTCCTGGGTTTATCTCCCTGCAAGGAAGGACAGGAAGTAATGCAGCAGTGCCTGAAGGGGTGGTTGTGATGGGGTGTAATGGAGGCCCCACCAGGTCTAGTCCCAGGTTCCCTGTACCCCAGGGGAAGAGCTCATCGATGAGCCCCACCAAGACTCCTTCATCCCTGGGTAGCTCCCTGTCCTCGGCCAGCCCGATTAGCCTGGTCAACCCCTCGGGGCAGAGCGAGAAGGACAGTGGGCTGAGCCTGACCACGCTGGAGCACCATGGGTCTGCGGACAACCAGGGTGAGATTGAGAGGCTGGTGGAGGAGTGTAGGACAGCACTGGGTCTCAGTCCCAGTCAGTATGCAACACTAAACAGCGCAG ATGTGTTGAAGCATCTGCTAGTGGAGCGCCAGGAGTTGACCGCTGAGGTCCAGAGTCTGCGGGAGACCATGCAG ACGGAGCGAGTGGAGTGGAACCAGTTCCAGTCTGACCTGCAGGTGGCGGTAGCAGTGGCCGACCGACTGAGGGCCGAGGCCGAGGAGGAGCTGAACACGCTCAGAGCGGCTCAGATGGATACAGAGCGGGAGCTGGAGGCTGCCcagcagagacagaaagagactgaTGGGCAGCTGGTCAGCCTGAGAGGAGATCTGAGGGAGAGCAGGCAGAAACTGGTCCACCTCACCCAGAACCAGGGACCAGGACAGGCCCAGGCTCAAGCCAAGACCCAGGGCATGGAGAGGGCTACTGGGGAGACCAGCACACTGGAGACCCAGGAGGGGACACAccggggaagggagagggggatcaGCAGGTTTGGCCGAGGAAGAGGAGATGACAAGATGGAGAAGATGAGTCAGGAAGAAGGGAATAAGAATATAAGTGTGAAAGAGGCTCGAACGGACATTAAGGGTGTGGCCAACAGGTACTTGAGGAACGTGAccaatgaggagaggagtggagaggaagggtgTAGCATGAGGGAGACACAGAGGATAGTCACACAGGAGAGGGCAAG AAGCCTTTCCAGACTACCCGCATCTTCAGACTCCCCTGCTGTAATGAATGGAACATCCCAGTCCAATACTGCCACAATAGCTGGATCTACAAACAAG AGCCAAAGTCAAACCAGAGGAAGAAAAGGGCTAGAATGGCAAGACAGCTGGTTCAGCACTCACAcag GGAAACGGGAGGAGGCATTGAACCAGTACAACTCTGCCCTGGCAGAGCTGCCCCCAAACACGACCTCTAAGACCAGGTCTCAGGATGGCTTTAATCTACTGCTACGCCGCCATGGAGGCTCCAAGAGGAACTCTCTTCTGCGCTGGTGTCAGAGCCGCACTCAGGGCTACAAG